The proteins below come from a single Vanessa cardui chromosome 7, ilVanCard2.1, whole genome shotgun sequence genomic window:
- the LOC124530872 gene encoding homeotic protein spalt-major-like isoform X2, which produces MPRVKPACVRRVSIGESSGSCSEEDIGHALHDEARGRPEAHMCPRCQEQFENLHDFLYHKRVCDEKAMQMGEERMHSDPEDMVVSGDEEMDGPNKRLEQVRRHRQDAENNNSLDDGEAEVPEADVPPVGLPFPVAGHVTLEALQNTKVAVAQFAATAMANNANNEAALHELAVLQSTLFTLQHQQVFQLQLIRQLQNQLSLTRRKDDQPASPPPCEPEQNAPSTPARSPSPPRPPREPSPVEPAPPTSQNLPSTHTHLTPKSEPISIPKIPTSSPPMMSHPPYSSISSSLASSIITNNDPPPSLNEPNTLEMLQKRAQEVLDNASQGLLANNLADELAFRKSGKMSPYDGKSGGRNEPFFKHRCRYCGKVFGSDSALQIHIRSHTGERPFKCNVCGSRFTTKGNLKVHFQRHTAKFPHVKMNPNPVPEHLDKYHPPLLAQLSPGPIPGMPPHPLQFPPGAPAPFPPNLPLYRPPHHDLLPPRPLGDKPLPHHPLFGMREEQDVPADLSKPSIPSPPRPSSEMFKSEPQDEESQRDSSFEETDHISPKREPEENDGGQDAEQDRYPSTSPYDDCSMDSKYSNEDQIGRESPHVKPDPDQPENLSSKNSSISGPISIATGLRTFPSYPLFPNSPPSSVSSGCLTPFQSNPNSIIDSDITRDPIFYNSLLPRPGSNDNSWESLIEITKTSETTKLQQLVDNIDNKVTDPNECIVCHRVLSCKSALQMHYRTHTGERPFRCKLCGRAFTTKGNLKTHMGVHRIKPPSQLLHQCPVCHKKFAEISMLHQHIRLHTGERCTIPFDQNHLSETSNSQTFTNVSEITDCNSYHTIPPPIFPTPSTPGDRRADSRGTDDESGRDEREPASREFDDDPDIKDRRTSPLSVCASASECEVKTITTTASLPSATGSESGRSARASPPSPSPSVLSTPPRLPQHSPLPSPPTPLAALGALGGSPFSPLGLAFPPAVRGNTTCTICYKTFACNSALEIHYRSHTKERPFKCTVCDRGFSTKGNMKQHMLTHKIRDMPPGFDKSVSGSTGPPSEEGRDPSPDRRSSPEKMDLKRSPPAHPPPPLSHPPPIDMPPLPKRPTVPVAPSHPPPSQSSKHLCGVCRKNFSSSSALQIHMRTHTGDKPFRCAVCQKAFTTKGNLKVHMGTHMWSGGASRRGRRMSLELPPRPLHEPHDLLRRPDLFYPYLPAPFLNGMQQKLNEISVIQQNAGQNGVAAKFPGLLGFGAFGAGRPGAASPLERPPSLEGGDERQAAMRELAERGRELAERSRQMREESEREHYRATGALPAHAPNAAQTSPPTPHAHPHPLASLPPPARTEGLTV; this is translated from the exons ATGCCGCGCGTGAAGCCCGCCTGCGTCCGACGCGTCTCCATCG GTGAAAGTTCGGGATCCTGTTCGGAAGAGGATATTGGCCATGCTCTACACGATGAAGCACGTGGACGACCCGAGGCACATATGTGCCCTCGATGTCAAGAACAATTTGAAAATCTACATGATTTTTTGTATCACAAAAGAGTTTGCGATGAAAAAGCCATGCAAATGGGTGAAGAGAGGATGCACTCCGACCCTGAGGATATGGTTGTATCAGGAGACGAAGAAATGGATGGACCTAATAAGCGATTAGAACAAGTAAGAAGGCATCGACAAGATGCAGAAAATAACAATAGCCTCGACGATGGTGAGGCTGAAGTACCTGAAGCTGACGTGCCTCCGGTGGGTCTTCCCTTTCCCGTGGCAGGTCACGTAACCTTAGAAgctttacaaaatacaaaagttGCCGTGGCGCAATTTGCTGCAACCGCAATGGCTAATAATGCTAACAATGAAGCCGCTTTACATGAACTCGCAGTTCTACAAAGCACATTGTTTACTCTGCAACACCAGCAAGTATTTCAGCTGCAGTTAATACGTCAACTTCAAAATCAATTATCATTAACTCGAAGAAAAGACGATCAACCTGCAAGTCCGCCACCGTGTGAACCGGAACAAAATGCGCCTTCAACACCGGCCCGATCTCCGTCACCGCCGCGTCCGCCACGGGAGCCCTCTCCTGTCGAACCTGCTCCTCCAACTAGCCAAAACTTGCCCTCAACTCATACACATCTTACGCCTAAATCAGAGCCTATATCTATTCCGAAAATTCCGACCTCATCACCACCAATGATGTCGCACCCACCTTATAGTTCTATATCTTCCTCATTAGCATCTTCGATCATCACTAATAACGATCCTCCACCGTCCCTTAATGAACCAAATACACTAGAAATGCTTCAAAAACGAGCACAAGAAGTACTCGACAATGCGTCACAAGGTCTTCTAGCTAACAATCTTGCCGATGAATTAGCCTTCCGAAAATCAGGAAAAATGTCACCATATGATGGAAAAAGTGGGGGCCGCAATGAACCTTTCTTCAAACATCGCTGTCGATACTGTGGAAAAGTTTTTGGTAGTGACTCTGCACTTCAAATTCATATTCGTTCTCACACAGGAGAAAGACCTTTTAAATGCAATGTTTGTGGTTCTCGATTTACGACTAAAGGAAATCTTAAGGTACATTTCCAAAGGCATACTGCGAAATTTCCCCACGTCAAGATGAATCCTAATCCAGTACCGGAACATTTGGACAAATATCACCCACCACTCTTAGCACAATTATCACCGGGACCGATTCCAGGAATGCCTCCTCACCCACTGCAGTTCCCTCCGGGTGCGCCAGCTCCTTTTCCTCCAAACTTGCCATTATACAGGCCGCCACACCATGACTTACTGCCACCTCGCCCACTTGGTGATAAACCACTACCACATCATCCACTATTTGGTATGCGAGAAGAACAAGACGTTCCGGCTGACCTTAGCAAACCCTCAATTCCAAGCCCGCCTCGACCTTCGTCGGAAATGTTTAAATCTGAACCACAAGATGAAGAAAGTCAACGAGATTCTAGTTTTGAAGAGACTGATCATATATCGCCTAAGCGGGAACCTGAAGAAAACGATGGAGGGCAAGATGCTGAACAAGACCGATATCCCTCGACATCTCCGTATGACGACTGCAGCATGGACTCAAAATACAGCAACGAAGATCAAATTGGCAGAGAAAGTCCGCACGTCAAGCCTGATCCAGATCAACCGGAGAATTTATCAAGTAAGAATTCATCGATATCTGGACCAATTTCAATAGCAACAGGACTACGTACTTTTCCTTCATATCCACTATTTCCAAATTCCCCACCAAGCAGTGTCTCATCTGGATGTCTTACACCTTTCCAAAGTAATCCCAACAGCATAATAGACAGTGACATAACTCGTGAtcccatattttataattcacttTTACCGCGTCCTGGAAGTAATGACAACTCTTGGGAAAGTTTGATTGAAATTACTAAAACTTCAGAAACGACAAAATTGCAACAGTTAGTAGATAATATTGATAACAAAGTTACTGATCCTAACGAGTGTATTGTATGTCATCGCGTCTTATCTTGTAAAAGTGCTTTACAGATGCACTACCGAACTCATACCGGGGAAAGACCTTTCAGATGTAAATTGTGCGGTCGTGCTTTTACTACAAAGGGCAATTTAAAAACTCATATGGGTGTCCATCGAATAAAACCTCCCTCACAATTATTACACCAATGTCCTGTATGCCATAAGAAATTTGCAGAAATATCGATGTTACATCAACATATCCGCCTTCACACGGGCGAACGATGCACTATACCTTTCGATCAAAACCATCTTAGTGAAACGAGCAATAGTCAGACTTTTACCAATGTATCAGAAATTACTGATTGCAATTCTTACCACACCATCCCTCCGCCAATATTCCCCACCCCGTCCACTCCCGGCGACCGAAGGGCGGACTCCCGCGGAACCGACGATGAGAGCGGCCGGGACGAGCGCGAGCCCGCTTCTCGGGAGTTCGACGACGACCCAGATATAAAAGATCGTCGAACTTCGCCGCTCTCCGTCTGCGCCTCGGCGTCCGAATGCGAAGTAAAAACCATCACCACAACGGCTTCCCTCCCATCGGCGACAGGTTCGGAGAGTGGGCGGAGTGCGCGAGCCTCGCCACCGTCGCCATCGCCGTCGGTGCTGTCGACGCCGCCACGGCTGCCACAACATTCGCCGCTGCCTTCACCACCTACGCCCCTTGCTGCGCTCGGTGCTCTCGGTGGATCACCCTTCAGCCCACTAGGACTTGCTTTCCCTCCCGCAG TGCGAGGCAACACAACGTGTACCATCTGCTACAAGACATTCGCCTGCAACTCCGCGTTGGAGATCCACTATCGCAGCCACACCAAAGAACGCCCTTTCAAGTGTACCGTCTGTGATAGAGGCTTCTCGACCAAG GGTAATATGAAGCAACACATGCTAACGCACAAGATTCGAGACATGCCCCCTGGTTTCGATAAAAGCGTGAGTGGTTCGACCGGACCGCCCAGTGAGGAAGGTCGCGATCCCAGTCCGGACCGGCGATCGTCGCCCGAGAAAATGGACCTAAAGCGATCGCCGCCCGCGCACCCCCCACCGCCTTTATCACACCCACCACCTATCGACATGCCTCCACTACCCAAGAGACCTACGG TACCCGTTGCTCCGAGCCACCCGCCGCCGTCGCAGTCCTCCAAGCACCTCTGCGGAGTATGCCGTAAAAATTTCTCCTCTTCCTCAGCGCTGCAAATTCACATGCGCACACACACCGGCGACAAGCCATTCCGATGTGCAGTTTGCCAGAAAGCGTTTACAACCaaaggcaaccttaag gTTCATATGGGCACACACATGTGGAGCGGTGGTGCGTCCCGGCGCGGACGACGTATGTCCCTGGAGCTCCCACCGCGACCGCTTCATGAGCCGCACGATCTTCTGCGACGCCCCGACCTATTCTACCCTTACCTGCCTGCGCCCTTCCTCAACGGCATGCAACAAAAG CTGAACGAGATATCAGTCATTCAGCAGAACGCTGGACAGAACGGTGTAGCTGCTAAATTCCCGGGCTTGCTCGGCTTCGGGGCGTTCGGAGCGGGACGACCTGGAGCCGCATCGCCGCTTGAGAGGCCACCCTCGCTCGAGGGAGGAGACGAAAGGCAAGCAGCGATGCGTGAGCTTGCCGAGAGAGGACGCGAATTAGCCGAACGCAGTCGACAAATGCGCGAGGAGAGTGAACGGGAGCACTATAGAGCCACAGGTGCGCTCCCGGCTCATGCGCCCAATGCGGCGCAGACGTCGCCACCGACGCCGCATGCGCACCCGCACCCGCTGGCGTCGCTCCCGCCGCCCGCACGCACGGAGGGCCTCACCGTTTAA